The Niastella koreensis GR20-10 genome includes a window with the following:
- the ric gene encoding iron-sulfur cluster repair di-iron protein: MILAEILDVTKIEPRLKHPTIFQCFDALSAGETFTILNDHDPKPLYYQLLGERGNTFTWNYLEQGPNRWRVALAKPAPAAKGETVGQIVAKDIRKAEVFKKLGIDFCCGGKKSVKQACEEVGITQEQLEVEMKNFEENSREKAGIEFNTWDLDFLADYIVNIHHRYVRDNATMIKELVVKVANRHGDQHPELVHLSVGVQQCLADLLSHLEKEEQALFPYVKELVAKKKQGARFKTGFSVASPVQAMETEHERTGEELHAFRELTNDYALPANACNSYAFLFSKLQEFEADLLKHIHLENNILFPKALGLEQELAA; encoded by the coding sequence ATGATACTTGCAGAAATACTAGATGTAACCAAAATTGAACCCCGGTTAAAACACCCAACCATTTTCCAGTGCTTTGATGCATTGAGCGCCGGTGAAACTTTCACCATCCTCAACGACCATGATCCCAAACCATTGTATTATCAGTTGCTGGGCGAAAGAGGCAACACCTTTACCTGGAATTACCTGGAACAGGGGCCTAACAGGTGGCGGGTGGCGCTTGCCAAACCGGCGCCGGCTGCAAAGGGTGAAACCGTAGGGCAAATAGTAGCCAAAGACATCCGCAAGGCGGAAGTGTTTAAAAAACTGGGCATCGACTTTTGTTGTGGTGGTAAAAAATCAGTGAAACAGGCATGCGAAGAAGTGGGCATTACCCAGGAACAACTGGAAGTGGAAATGAAAAACTTTGAGGAGAACAGCCGGGAGAAAGCCGGGATAGAATTCAATACCTGGGACCTCGATTTCCTGGCCGATTACATCGTGAACATCCATCACAGGTATGTACGCGATAACGCTACGATGATCAAAGAACTGGTAGTGAAAGTGGCTAACCGGCATGGCGATCAACATCCTGAACTGGTGCATTTGTCAGTAGGCGTACAACAATGCCTGGCAGATCTGTTATCGCACCTGGAAAAAGAAGAACAGGCTTTATTCCCCTATGTGAAAGAGCTGGTGGCGAAAAAGAAACAGGGCGCCAGATTTAAAACCGGTTTCTCCGTGGCATCTCCCGTACAGGCTATGGAAACCGAACACGAACGCACAGGCGAAGAATTGCATGCATTTCGTGAGCTCACCAATGATTATGCGCTTCCTGCCAATGCCTGCAACTCCTACGCCTTTTTATTCAGCAAGCTGCAGGAGTTTGAAGCCGATCTGTTAAAGCATATTCATTTGGAAAATAATATCCTGTTCCCCAAAGCACTTGGATTGGAACAGGAGCTGGCCGCTTAA
- a CDS encoding 2Fe-2S iron-sulfur cluster-binding protein gives MTEREKNITLFIEYNGNHQTVETFAGEYRNLMVLIKDQVWVDGMGECGGQARCGTCMVELLNAGENLVVATDTKEAAVIRRMMTTQSIIRLSCQILVDETLNGLKIRVMEP, from the coding sequence ATGACGGAAAGAGAAAAGAATATTACTTTATTTATCGAGTACAATGGTAACCACCAGACCGTTGAAACGTTTGCGGGCGAGTACCGGAACCTGATGGTACTGATAAAAGATCAGGTGTGGGTAGATGGAATGGGGGAGTGTGGTGGCCAGGCCCGCTGCGGCACCTGTATGGTTGAATTGTTGAATGCGGGGGAGAACCTGGTAGTAGCAACCGATACTAAAGAGGCTGCTGTTATCAGAAGAATGATGACTACGCAGTCAATCATTCGTTTGTCGTGCCAGATACTGGTTGATGAAACCCTGAATGGGTTGAAGATTAGGGTGATGGAACCGTAA